From a single Raphanus sativus cultivar WK10039 chromosome 3, ASM80110v3, whole genome shotgun sequence genomic region:
- the LOC108844816 gene encoding uncharacterized protein LOC108844816: protein MLQLKPMLNDFMRCQIKNGASASFWYDTWTLLGPLISVVGDSGPRMLRLRKGATVSEASAEGSWRLPAARSPEVETLQIVLTSTPPPSSSHGEDQFLWRKADGSFGPKFSSKITWEYIRQHSPHVYWSKVVWFRENIPPTAFTAWLVLLRRLLTRDRLLRWGMNVPAGCVLCSSGLETHHHLFFECEYSSSIWFHFARPFVTGPPLDVHSVAALLSRNRLDPKASSVIKLILQSAIYLIWRERNARIFTSVSTPAYGLRLALDRLIRDRLISFPSQDSSPSVLQYYFTFIRPP, encoded by the coding sequence ATGCTTCAGCTCAAGCCTATGCTGAATGATTTCATGAGATGTCAGATCAAAAATGGGGCTTCGGCTTCCTTCTGGTATGACACATGGACACTATTGGGGCCTCTGATCTCTGTTGTAGGTGATTCGGGTCCTCGTATGCTGAGATTGAGGAAGGGTGCTACAGTCTCGGAGGCTTCAGCTGAGGGATCATGGCGCCTGCCTGCTGCTAGATCTCCAGAGGTGGAAACTCTCCAGATTGTTCTCACTTCAACCCCACCTCCTTCTTCATCACACGGAGAAGATCAATTCCTGTGGCGCAAGGCTGATGGGAGTTTCGGACCCAAGTTCTCCTCAAAGATTACTTGGGAGTATATCAGACAGCACTCTCCACATGTTTATTGGTCTAAAGTGGTATGGTTCAGGGAGAACATCCCTCCTACCGCTTTCACGGCCTGGCTAGTCCTTCTCCGACGGCTGCTGACTCGTGATAGACTTCTACGATGGGGTATGAATGTTCCTGCGGGTTGTGTCTTGTGCTCTTCTGGCCTTGAAACTCACCATCACCTCTTCTTCGAATGTGAGTACTCTTCCAGTATATGGTTTCATTTCGCGAGGCCTTTTGTCACTGGTCCTCCGTTAGATGTTCATTCGGTAGCTGCTCTGCTTTCTCGCAACCGCCTGGATCCTAAAGCGTCTTCCGTGATCAAGCTCATCTTGCAATCTGCCATCTACCTTATCTGGAGGGAGCGGAATGCAAGGATCTTCACCTCTGTCTCTACGCCTGCGTATGGTCTCCGTCTTGCTCTGGATCGCCTCATTCGGGATCGACTTATCTCCTTCCCTTCTCAAGACTCTTCTCCATCTGTGCTGCAGTACTATTTTACCTTTATTAGGCCTCCTTGA
- the LOC108843882 gene encoding uncharacterized serine-rich protein C215.13 encodes MGPESRSTPISSSSPASSSSPSGKRTRDPEDEVYLDNLRSQKRYLSEIMACSLNGLTVGDSVSVNMLDSPTRSESFLSPNYHYRDDMPLQYSPMSEDSDETRFCEDPITSTSSSQPESRPTSPVSPYRYQRPFTSTTSYYSHTCPVSMSTNATSTTPQSRQRGSDTEGRFPSSPSDICHSSDLRRTALLRSVQMRTQPCGHASSSGTSSVDGGEERMCFKSMEEDNRGEDVSYTEVSGKSKSCKALDMRLCER; translated from the exons ATGGGGCCGGAATCTCGATCGACGCCGATATCATCATCGTCGCCAGCTTCGTCTTCCTCACCGAGCGGGAAACGAACAAGAGATCCAGAAGACGAGGTGTATCTCGATAACCTCCGTTCCCAGAAACGTTACCTCAGCGAG ATAATGGCTTGCAGTTTAAACGGACTAACAGTGGGAGACTCAGTCTCCGTCAACATGTTAGACTCTCCTACTCGCTCTGAGTCCTTTCTTTCTCCCAACTACCACTACAG GGATGACATGCCACTACAATACTCTCCCATGTCTGAAGACTCTGATGAAACCAGATTCTGTGAGGACCCAATAACAAGCACTAGCTCATCTCAACCCGAGAGCCGTCCCACTAGTCCTGTCTCACCTTACAGATACCAAAGACCTTTTACTTCAACAACCTCATACTATTCACATACGTGCCCTGTCTCCATGAGCACTAATGCAACTAGTACTACTCCACAGTCTCGCCAAAGAGGTTCGGATACTGAAGGAAGGTTTCCGTCGTCGCCTAGCGATATCTGCCATTCGAGTGATTTGAGGAGAACCGCTCTTCTCAGGTCTGTTCAGATGAGAACACAGCCTTGTGGTCATGCTTCAAGTTCTGGGACGAGCAGTGTTGACGGTGGTGAAGAGAGGATGTGTTTTAAGTCTATGGAAGAAGATAATAGAGGGGAAGATGTCTCTTACACCGAAGTCTCTGGTAAGAGCAAGTCTTGTAAAGCACTGGACATGAGACTATGTGAAAGATGA